In the Topomyia yanbarensis strain Yona2022 chromosome 3, ASM3024719v1, whole genome shotgun sequence genome, one interval contains:
- the LOC131689124 gene encoding lebercilin isoform X3, whose product MSSSMRSSISLRSMESLYSSKSSNISALHRRKAAAARQPGFVIASSNDVRHRVMSARVLRFKQLQNQLELAHHQIAELTKDNRLLRSLQKRQDSALSKYENSNAELPKLLHSHAEEIRTYQTKYRNLQNQNKELVNKLKHKDAHILTITDQNKHLIQLNKDKHLEERERLAERVRDLETRLIEKDNDAKLLARRLQLETKNFKGQLQQEVLKQREISQKLERAHHEIQRLSSVIEIYEKRTPSTLLKNSSFLMKSPKPTSGHLARLANGSPVKPAFPSLAEPVPVTTMEISPKKHLDEGDGDHRTLNLNSQTLRPIGIIEDPTPSVSPAKLNKAKKKHPITPVYEERDNKNDANNRQPEHQYDESFCKDFNQYALQQEAEFDEAIEHELSRLKQDISIDGHANSLLRRRKSIVTTEVSYEEDYEPELIPENNVGTKAIIYDHKAHITELEKQIRNMGGPLLNGKDTKYINGKKSTSSSDTDQESNTGTNTSRDSSSKEFESMKREIRQSILKKECLLDTICDEINGKDSQTKSYNGRSKDPQKRSQIDPKKKKKLLEALKAIDGDSFDK is encoded by the exons ATGTCATCTAGCATGAGGTCTTC GATTTCCCTGCGAAGTATGGAAAGTTTGTACTCAAGCAAAAGTTCTAACATTTCGGCACTTCATCGGCGAAAAGCGGCTGCTGCCAGGCAACCGGGGTTTGTGATAGCATCAAGTAACGATGTCCGGCACCGGGTGATGTCGGCGCGTGTGTTGCGTTTCAAGCAACTTCAAAATCAGTTAGAGTTGGCTCACCATCAAATTGCT GAACTGACAAAGGATAATCGCTTGTTAAGGTCTCTTCAGAAACGTCAGGACTCTGCGTTGTCCAaatatgaaaattcaaacgcagaATTGCCAAAACTATTACATTCGCATGCGGAGGAGATCCGAACGTATCAAACTAAATATCGAAATTTACAGAACCAGAATAAGGAGCTAGTCAATAAACTGAAACACAAGGACGCGCATATTCTAACGATAACCGATCAGAACAAACATCTTATCCAGTTGAACAAAGACAA ACATCTGGAAGAGCGTGAACGGTTGGCCGAACGCGTCCGAGACCTAGAGACGCGGTTGATCGAGAAAGACAACGATGCCAAATTGCTTGCGAGACGTCTGCAACTTGAAACTAAAAACTTCAAGGGACAGCTTCAACAAGAGGTCCTAAAGCAGCGTGAGATAAGTCAAAAACTGGAAAGGGCACACCACGAAATTCAACGTTTGAGCTCCGTTATAGAG ATTTATGAGAAACGCACTCCATCAACTTTGCTAAAGAACAGCAGCTTTTTAATGAAATCTCCCAAACCAACTTCGGGCCACCTTGCTCGTCTCGCTAATGGATCTCCTGTAAAGCCTGCGTTTCCG AGTCTTGCCGAACCTGTTCCAGTGACGACTATGGAGATTTCTCCGAAAAAACATCTTGACGAAGGAGACGGTGATCACCGAACGCTGAATCTCAACTCACAAACGCTTAGGCCGATAGGAATAATTGAAGATCCAACACCTTCCGTTTCGCCAGCTAAATTAAATAAGGCGAAGAAAAAACATCCTATTACGCCGGTTTATGAGGAGAGAGATAACAAAAATGATGCAAACAACAGGCAACCAGAACATCAGTACGATGAGTCATTTTGTAAAGATTTCAACCAATATGCACTTCAACAGGAAGCAGAGTTCGATGAGGCAATCGAGCACGAACTTTCTAGGCTAAAGCAGGACATTTCTATTGATGGGCATGCCAACAGTCTATTGCGAAGAAGAAAAAGTATTGTAACGACTGAAGTTTCTTACGAAGAAGACTATGAACCAGAATTAATTCCTGAAAACAATGTTGGAACAAAAGCGATAATCTATGACCATAAAGCACACATTACCGAACTGGAGAAACAGATTCGCAATATGGGCGGTCCATTGTTGAACGGAAAAGACACGAAATATATCAATGGTAAGAAAAGCACCTCATCTAGCGATACAGATCAGGAATCTAACACGGGAACTAATACCAGTCGAGACTCATCGTCTAAGGAATTTGAGTCAATGAAACGAGAGATACGGCAAAGCATACTGAAGAAAGAATGTTTGTTGGATACAATTTGCGACGAAATCAATGGAAAAGACTCACAAACAAAATCGTATAACGGACGTTCAAAGGACCCTCAGAAGCGATCGCAGATTGATcccaagaagaagaaaaaattatTAGAAGCGCTTAAAGCTATCGATGGTGATAGTTTCGACAAATAA
- the LOC131689124 gene encoding CAP-Gly domain-containing linker protein 1 isoform X1: MSSSMRSSISLRSMESLYSSKSSNISALHRRKAAAARQPGFVIASSNDVRHRVMSARVLRFKQLQNQLELAHHQIAELTKDNRLLRSLQKRQDSALSKYENSNAELPKLLHSHAEEIRTYQTKYRNLQNQNKELVNKLKHKDAHILTITDQNKHLIQLNKDKHLEERERLAERVRDLETRLIEKDNDAKLLARRLQLETKNFKGQLQQEVLKQREISQKLERAHHEIQRLSSVIEIYEKRTPSTLLKNSSFLMKSPKPTSGHLARLANGSPVKPAFPVSQLQSLAEPVPVTTMEISPKKHLDEGDGDHRTLNLNSQTLRPIGIIEDPTPSVSPAKLNKAKKKHPITPVYEERDNKNDANNRQPEHQYDESFCKDFNQYALQQEAEFDEAIEHELSRLKQDISIDGHANSLLRRRKSIVTTEVSYEEDYEPELIPENNVGTKAIIYDHKAHITELEKQIRNMGGPLLNGKDTKYINGKKSTSSSDTDQESNTGTNTSRDSSSKEFESMKREIRQSILKKECLLDTICDEINGKDSQTKSYNGRSKDPQKRSQIDPKKKKKLLEALKAIDGDSFDK; this comes from the exons ATGTCATCTAGCATGAGGTCTTC GATTTCCCTGCGAAGTATGGAAAGTTTGTACTCAAGCAAAAGTTCTAACATTTCGGCACTTCATCGGCGAAAAGCGGCTGCTGCCAGGCAACCGGGGTTTGTGATAGCATCAAGTAACGATGTCCGGCACCGGGTGATGTCGGCGCGTGTGTTGCGTTTCAAGCAACTTCAAAATCAGTTAGAGTTGGCTCACCATCAAATTGCT GAACTGACAAAGGATAATCGCTTGTTAAGGTCTCTTCAGAAACGTCAGGACTCTGCGTTGTCCAaatatgaaaattcaaacgcagaATTGCCAAAACTATTACATTCGCATGCGGAGGAGATCCGAACGTATCAAACTAAATATCGAAATTTACAGAACCAGAATAAGGAGCTAGTCAATAAACTGAAACACAAGGACGCGCATATTCTAACGATAACCGATCAGAACAAACATCTTATCCAGTTGAACAAAGACAA ACATCTGGAAGAGCGTGAACGGTTGGCCGAACGCGTCCGAGACCTAGAGACGCGGTTGATCGAGAAAGACAACGATGCCAAATTGCTTGCGAGACGTCTGCAACTTGAAACTAAAAACTTCAAGGGACAGCTTCAACAAGAGGTCCTAAAGCAGCGTGAGATAAGTCAAAAACTGGAAAGGGCACACCACGAAATTCAACGTTTGAGCTCCGTTATAGAG ATTTATGAGAAACGCACTCCATCAACTTTGCTAAAGAACAGCAGCTTTTTAATGAAATCTCCCAAACCAACTTCGGGCCACCTTGCTCGTCTCGCTAATGGATCTCCTGTAAAGCCTGCGTTTCCGGTGAGCCAA TTACAGAGTCTTGCCGAACCTGTTCCAGTGACGACTATGGAGATTTCTCCGAAAAAACATCTTGACGAAGGAGACGGTGATCACCGAACGCTGAATCTCAACTCACAAACGCTTAGGCCGATAGGAATAATTGAAGATCCAACACCTTCCGTTTCGCCAGCTAAATTAAATAAGGCGAAGAAAAAACATCCTATTACGCCGGTTTATGAGGAGAGAGATAACAAAAATGATGCAAACAACAGGCAACCAGAACATCAGTACGATGAGTCATTTTGTAAAGATTTCAACCAATATGCACTTCAACAGGAAGCAGAGTTCGATGAGGCAATCGAGCACGAACTTTCTAGGCTAAAGCAGGACATTTCTATTGATGGGCATGCCAACAGTCTATTGCGAAGAAGAAAAAGTATTGTAACGACTGAAGTTTCTTACGAAGAAGACTATGAACCAGAATTAATTCCTGAAAACAATGTTGGAACAAAAGCGATAATCTATGACCATAAAGCACACATTACCGAACTGGAGAAACAGATTCGCAATATGGGCGGTCCATTGTTGAACGGAAAAGACACGAAATATATCAATGGTAAGAAAAGCACCTCATCTAGCGATACAGATCAGGAATCTAACACGGGAACTAATACCAGTCGAGACTCATCGTCTAAGGAATTTGAGTCAATGAAACGAGAGATACGGCAAAGCATACTGAAGAAAGAATGTTTGTTGGATACAATTTGCGACGAAATCAATGGAAAAGACTCACAAACAAAATCGTATAACGGACGTTCAAAGGACCCTCAGAAGCGATCGCAGATTGATcccaagaagaagaaaaaattatTAGAAGCGCTTAAAGCTATCGATGGTGATAGTTTCGACAAATAA
- the LOC131689124 gene encoding lebercilin isoform X2 — protein sequence MSSSMRSSISLRSMESLYSSKSSNISALHRRKAAAARQPGFVIASSNDVRHRVMSARVLRFKQLQNQLELAHHQIAELTKDNRLLRSLQKRQDSALSKYENSNAELPKLLHSHAEEIRTYQTKYRNLQNQNKELVNKLKHKDAHILTITDQNKHLIQLNKDKHLEERERLAERVRDLETRLIEKDNDAKLLARRLQLETKNFKGQLQQEVLKQREISQKLERAHHEIQRLSSVIEIYEKRTPSTLLKNSSFLMKSPKPTSGHLARLANGSPVKPAFPLQSLAEPVPVTTMEISPKKHLDEGDGDHRTLNLNSQTLRPIGIIEDPTPSVSPAKLNKAKKKHPITPVYEERDNKNDANNRQPEHQYDESFCKDFNQYALQQEAEFDEAIEHELSRLKQDISIDGHANSLLRRRKSIVTTEVSYEEDYEPELIPENNVGTKAIIYDHKAHITELEKQIRNMGGPLLNGKDTKYINGKKSTSSSDTDQESNTGTNTSRDSSSKEFESMKREIRQSILKKECLLDTICDEINGKDSQTKSYNGRSKDPQKRSQIDPKKKKKLLEALKAIDGDSFDK from the exons ATGTCATCTAGCATGAGGTCTTC GATTTCCCTGCGAAGTATGGAAAGTTTGTACTCAAGCAAAAGTTCTAACATTTCGGCACTTCATCGGCGAAAAGCGGCTGCTGCCAGGCAACCGGGGTTTGTGATAGCATCAAGTAACGATGTCCGGCACCGGGTGATGTCGGCGCGTGTGTTGCGTTTCAAGCAACTTCAAAATCAGTTAGAGTTGGCTCACCATCAAATTGCT GAACTGACAAAGGATAATCGCTTGTTAAGGTCTCTTCAGAAACGTCAGGACTCTGCGTTGTCCAaatatgaaaattcaaacgcagaATTGCCAAAACTATTACATTCGCATGCGGAGGAGATCCGAACGTATCAAACTAAATATCGAAATTTACAGAACCAGAATAAGGAGCTAGTCAATAAACTGAAACACAAGGACGCGCATATTCTAACGATAACCGATCAGAACAAACATCTTATCCAGTTGAACAAAGACAA ACATCTGGAAGAGCGTGAACGGTTGGCCGAACGCGTCCGAGACCTAGAGACGCGGTTGATCGAGAAAGACAACGATGCCAAATTGCTTGCGAGACGTCTGCAACTTGAAACTAAAAACTTCAAGGGACAGCTTCAACAAGAGGTCCTAAAGCAGCGTGAGATAAGTCAAAAACTGGAAAGGGCACACCACGAAATTCAACGTTTGAGCTCCGTTATAGAG ATTTATGAGAAACGCACTCCATCAACTTTGCTAAAGAACAGCAGCTTTTTAATGAAATCTCCCAAACCAACTTCGGGCCACCTTGCTCGTCTCGCTAATGGATCTCCTGTAAAGCCTGCGTTTCCG TTACAGAGTCTTGCCGAACCTGTTCCAGTGACGACTATGGAGATTTCTCCGAAAAAACATCTTGACGAAGGAGACGGTGATCACCGAACGCTGAATCTCAACTCACAAACGCTTAGGCCGATAGGAATAATTGAAGATCCAACACCTTCCGTTTCGCCAGCTAAATTAAATAAGGCGAAGAAAAAACATCCTATTACGCCGGTTTATGAGGAGAGAGATAACAAAAATGATGCAAACAACAGGCAACCAGAACATCAGTACGATGAGTCATTTTGTAAAGATTTCAACCAATATGCACTTCAACAGGAAGCAGAGTTCGATGAGGCAATCGAGCACGAACTTTCTAGGCTAAAGCAGGACATTTCTATTGATGGGCATGCCAACAGTCTATTGCGAAGAAGAAAAAGTATTGTAACGACTGAAGTTTCTTACGAAGAAGACTATGAACCAGAATTAATTCCTGAAAACAATGTTGGAACAAAAGCGATAATCTATGACCATAAAGCACACATTACCGAACTGGAGAAACAGATTCGCAATATGGGCGGTCCATTGTTGAACGGAAAAGACACGAAATATATCAATGGTAAGAAAAGCACCTCATCTAGCGATACAGATCAGGAATCTAACACGGGAACTAATACCAGTCGAGACTCATCGTCTAAGGAATTTGAGTCAATGAAACGAGAGATACGGCAAAGCATACTGAAGAAAGAATGTTTGTTGGATACAATTTGCGACGAAATCAATGGAAAAGACTCACAAACAAAATCGTATAACGGACGTTCAAAGGACCCTCAGAAGCGATCGCAGATTGATcccaagaagaagaaaaaattatTAGAAGCGCTTAAAGCTATCGATGGTGATAGTTTCGACAAATAA
- the LOC131689124 gene encoding CAP-Gly domain-containing linker protein 1 isoform X4: MESLYSSKSSNISALHRRKAAAARQPGFVIASSNDVRHRVMSARVLRFKQLQNQLELAHHQIAELTKDNRLLRSLQKRQDSALSKYENSNAELPKLLHSHAEEIRTYQTKYRNLQNQNKELVNKLKHKDAHILTITDQNKHLIQLNKDKHLEERERLAERVRDLETRLIEKDNDAKLLARRLQLETKNFKGQLQQEVLKQREISQKLERAHHEIQRLSSVIEIYEKRTPSTLLKNSSFLMKSPKPTSGHLARLANGSPVKPAFPVSQLQSLAEPVPVTTMEISPKKHLDEGDGDHRTLNLNSQTLRPIGIIEDPTPSVSPAKLNKAKKKHPITPVYEERDNKNDANNRQPEHQYDESFCKDFNQYALQQEAEFDEAIEHELSRLKQDISIDGHANSLLRRRKSIVTTEVSYEEDYEPELIPENNVGTKAIIYDHKAHITELEKQIRNMGGPLLNGKDTKYINGKKSTSSSDTDQESNTGTNTSRDSSSKEFESMKREIRQSILKKECLLDTICDEINGKDSQTKSYNGRSKDPQKRSQIDPKKKKKLLEALKAIDGDSFDK, from the exons ATGGAAAGTTTGTACTCAAGCAAAAGTTCTAACATTTCGGCACTTCATCGGCGAAAAGCGGCTGCTGCCAGGCAACCGGGGTTTGTGATAGCATCAAGTAACGATGTCCGGCACCGGGTGATGTCGGCGCGTGTGTTGCGTTTCAAGCAACTTCAAAATCAGTTAGAGTTGGCTCACCATCAAATTGCT GAACTGACAAAGGATAATCGCTTGTTAAGGTCTCTTCAGAAACGTCAGGACTCTGCGTTGTCCAaatatgaaaattcaaacgcagaATTGCCAAAACTATTACATTCGCATGCGGAGGAGATCCGAACGTATCAAACTAAATATCGAAATTTACAGAACCAGAATAAGGAGCTAGTCAATAAACTGAAACACAAGGACGCGCATATTCTAACGATAACCGATCAGAACAAACATCTTATCCAGTTGAACAAAGACAA ACATCTGGAAGAGCGTGAACGGTTGGCCGAACGCGTCCGAGACCTAGAGACGCGGTTGATCGAGAAAGACAACGATGCCAAATTGCTTGCGAGACGTCTGCAACTTGAAACTAAAAACTTCAAGGGACAGCTTCAACAAGAGGTCCTAAAGCAGCGTGAGATAAGTCAAAAACTGGAAAGGGCACACCACGAAATTCAACGTTTGAGCTCCGTTATAGAG ATTTATGAGAAACGCACTCCATCAACTTTGCTAAAGAACAGCAGCTTTTTAATGAAATCTCCCAAACCAACTTCGGGCCACCTTGCTCGTCTCGCTAATGGATCTCCTGTAAAGCCTGCGTTTCCGGTGAGCCAA TTACAGAGTCTTGCCGAACCTGTTCCAGTGACGACTATGGAGATTTCTCCGAAAAAACATCTTGACGAAGGAGACGGTGATCACCGAACGCTGAATCTCAACTCACAAACGCTTAGGCCGATAGGAATAATTGAAGATCCAACACCTTCCGTTTCGCCAGCTAAATTAAATAAGGCGAAGAAAAAACATCCTATTACGCCGGTTTATGAGGAGAGAGATAACAAAAATGATGCAAACAACAGGCAACCAGAACATCAGTACGATGAGTCATTTTGTAAAGATTTCAACCAATATGCACTTCAACAGGAAGCAGAGTTCGATGAGGCAATCGAGCACGAACTTTCTAGGCTAAAGCAGGACATTTCTATTGATGGGCATGCCAACAGTCTATTGCGAAGAAGAAAAAGTATTGTAACGACTGAAGTTTCTTACGAAGAAGACTATGAACCAGAATTAATTCCTGAAAACAATGTTGGAACAAAAGCGATAATCTATGACCATAAAGCACACATTACCGAACTGGAGAAACAGATTCGCAATATGGGCGGTCCATTGTTGAACGGAAAAGACACGAAATATATCAATGGTAAGAAAAGCACCTCATCTAGCGATACAGATCAGGAATCTAACACGGGAACTAATACCAGTCGAGACTCATCGTCTAAGGAATTTGAGTCAATGAAACGAGAGATACGGCAAAGCATACTGAAGAAAGAATGTTTGTTGGATACAATTTGCGACGAAATCAATGGAAAAGACTCACAAACAAAATCGTATAACGGACGTTCAAAGGACCCTCAGAAGCGATCGCAGATTGATcccaagaagaagaaaaaattatTAGAAGCGCTTAAAGCTATCGATGGTGATAGTTTCGACAAATAA